The following are encoded together in the Deltaproteobacteria bacterium genome:
- a CDS encoding nucleotidyltransferase family protein: MKAMILAAGFGVRLKPITDIIPKPLIKIKDKPVIEYVLEQVKNAGIHDVIINLHHLGDMIKFTLGNGERFGLSLHYSYEPEIKGTAGALLWAKKYLDEPFFLINGDILFNVALSILPQILNNKHADAVMVVHPADETEHKISNVFIDKQGYVKSLFKPYPETRSYVFTGIQLLKPDALNYIPEDVKQPSTTTHMYPEMLKHGSLIACYIHDGLWIDIGDTKRLGYARNVIK; encoded by the coding sequence ATGAAGGCAATGATACTTGCAGCAGGCTTTGGTGTTAGATTGAAGCCAATAACAGATATAATCCCAAAACCGCTTATAAAGATCAAAGATAAACCCGTTATTGAGTACGTTCTTGAACAGGTAAAAAATGCAGGCATCCACGATGTTATCATCAATCTTCACCACCTTGGGGATATGATAAAATTTACACTCGGCAACGGTGAAAGATTCGGCTTATCCCTGCATTATTCTTATGAACCCGAGATAAAAGGCACTGCAGGCGCATTACTCTGGGCTAAAAAGTATCTTGATGAGCCGTTTTTTCTTATCAATGGGGATATTCTCTTTAATGTTGCTCTCAGCATTTTGCCGCAAATCCTTAATAATAAACACGCTGACGCTGTTATGGTGGTTCACCCGGCTGATGAGACCGAACATAAGATATCTAATGTATTTATAGACAAGCAGGGTTATGTAAAAAGCCTTTTTAAACCATATCCCGAAACAAGATCGTACGTGTTTACAGGCATACAATTACTCAAACCCGATGCTCTAAACTACATCCCTGAAGACGTAAAACAGCCTTCTACAACAACTCACATGTATCCTGAAATGTTAAAACACGGCAGTTTAATAGCGTGTTATATACATGATGGCTTATGGATTGATATCGGAGACACTAAAAGGCTTGGGTATGCCAGAAATGTCATAAAATAA
- the larE gene encoding ATP-dependent sacrificial sulfur transferase LarE: protein MKQNIHDKYDYLKTFIGNLGNAVIAFSGGVDSTFLLKVAYNMLGDSVIAITAVSPTYPSIELEDARTLAKAIGVKHVLVKTGEFEDEAYLANTPDRCFFCKQDLFLILREEADKAGIEHIIYGANADDLKDFRPGMKAAKKANAIAPLLEAGLTKDEIRILSKELGLSIWDKPSFACLASRVPYGTRITEKVLSRIEHGEELLRNLGFKQLRLRYHGDIARIEVLPEDISGIVKQETRVQILKGLKKLGFKYVTIDLEGYRTGSMNPPK, encoded by the coding sequence ATGAAGCAAAATATACACGATAAATATGATTATCTCAAAACTTTTATAGGTAATCTTGGTAATGCCGTTATTGCATTTTCAGGCGGGGTCGATTCAACCTTTTTGCTGAAAGTCGCATACAATATGCTTGGTGATAGTGTAATCGCGATTACTGCTGTCTCACCAACTTATCCATCAATAGAGCTTGAAGATGCCAGAACTCTTGCAAAGGCTATAGGTGTAAAACATGTACTTGTTAAAACCGGGGAATTTGAAGATGAGGCATACCTTGCAAATACGCCGGACAGATGCTTCTTTTGCAAACAGGACCTTTTTTTAATATTAAGAGAAGAAGCTGATAAGGCAGGCATAGAACACATAATATACGGTGCAAACGCAGATGATCTTAAAGATTTTCGCCCTGGAATGAAAGCAGCAAAAAAAGCCAATGCCATTGCTCCACTTTTAGAGGCAGGTTTAACAAAGGATGAAATTAGGATACTGAGTAAAGAACTCGGGCTATCAATATGGGATAAACCTTCTTTTGCGTGCCTTGCTTCAAGGGTACCTTACGGGACAAGGATCACCGAAAAGGTTTTGAGCAGGATAGAGCATGGAGAGGAACTTTTAAGAAATCTGGGTTTCAAGCAATTAAGATTAAGGTATCATGGTGATATAGCAAGGATTGAGGTTTTGCCTGAAGATATATCCGGTATCGTAAAACAGGAGACAAGGGTACAGATTCTAAAAGGCTTAAAAAAGCTTGGATTCAAATATGTAACAATTGATCTTGAAGGCTATCGTACAGGCAGCATGAATCCACCAAAATAG